Proteins encoded within one genomic window of Candidatus Desulfarcum epimagneticum:
- a CDS encoding exported hypothetical protein (Evidence 5 : Unknown function) — MTGKNIVRIRAAALALLTLIFLTSVNALAGTYATSVENAATWLENQQNRDGSWGDDGAIRFVYTSEAVKALRDSVHMNSSYYNGITWLENHNPLNHDSRARRIAALVPHGDDVDEDIAGLVAVQGDDASSDGLGWGTNPGYYSSPMDTAIVMSALADHPAALQKATEYLKSSRLTGSEKGWGMSFASKEDASSDAISTARVIRALIPLRAGDPGLSQIISDATSDLSHDVTDASPAMIKARAALAFLESDPACPRGLELLGQIHSTREADGEWGNVYLTSLALQAMSIVESGGSPSPGSRVVLNDQNLRSLINGRLGKRGMDALTRRELEKITDLDLSGSGITDFTGLEHAVNLQSLTINLSQTSEVWKLAGLSSLTDVTLNIIAETDVRVEIAVHDRASVDIKTKPSHGEAEIDDGKNSLGYTTFDGYTGTDSFSYTEGSITVSVNVEARQRPTAANDYYCSDAAAGALSITALDGVLANDSRMNSDDPFTAVEPSAAQNGRVTLNADGSFDYTPGDGFTGTDSFEYTAYDGTMYSDEATVSISPRVVFADPDLLEAINGELNRTGPISRTELESRLTTLDVRSFQIEDFTGLEHASHLTSLTVTPPQNSILDGWGSQRTPFTFTVAMINRAPVLNTAQSHALSSISEDPGSSNSGNLVSEIVANGSITDPDGDAREAIAVTEVDNAHGDWQYSTDSGATWINFGAATADADAALLDQNDHIRFVPDANWNGRAAFSFRAWDKSDGASSGSRAAASTNGGGAAFSSHTASASIQVTAVNDPPAGQNDSYSFGQGISAPYRVDLSVAAPGVLINDTDPDRDTLEAVLIESPSHGTLQLENDGSFSYTTSNGYIGSDTFTYQAKDTNGSHSDNTTVSISVTVGYGLMIQGVSQTMSKDGNAAYSGAAVADTILSHLLSGYLAQNDDADRQEQLMSDRDATDDGVLSLSEMKAALNHYLHPSTRYNYKNTADRLHYAMNQDFANFQIAWWLEGDPSDIAPAPVAVTISSNPHRAGGGGADSDYRHWMTIVGHSTRFMFDRPSVYRELNGFVVSDPAAGGMGSEKYIQASEWNSKYFRPIALGLEGERMYGYVMNGFPTTEQKRVHMSAKTPERTIAQGLEGAGMYGAAVEPPETEGEVHAAAKTPEPNPDLTRGLERSGTDFQYKDFWADESSSSESADDEIKEALMKNRDFMSALELEPYKSAFMPENVGRVIKVESRSGDYALVLFEKNDNGRLITTGAAIVCLSHGIFKEAFSNPDPDFFDEAERWKAICHVFSWAGARPVNAWAHLEKDSPLDYGHKVVAPSESGYLTRFHVYQAEKDGAVFLLDASPSIELISSKKAFAHDNWVYEDGRWSDSGTERGRGWQRRVAFRITDDVDVTDVKWSDSLRLIRKEKTKDGYVYEFMCDPDESEKVVTAMDQNYKGNDKTGGISYFRVK; from the coding sequence ATGACTGGAAAAAACATTGTCCGGATACGCGCGGCCGCGCTCGCGCTTCTGACCCTTATTTTTCTCACATCCGTCAACGCCCTGGCCGGAACATACGCCACCTCTGTCGAAAACGCGGCGACCTGGCTTGAAAACCAGCAGAACCGCGACGGCAGCTGGGGAGACGACGGGGCGATCCGATTTGTTTACACCTCGGAAGCGGTGAAGGCGCTGAGGGACAGCGTTCATATGAACTCGTCCTATTACAACGGAATCACCTGGCTTGAAAACCACAATCCTTTGAACCACGATTCCAGGGCCAGGCGAATCGCGGCCCTGGTTCCCCACGGCGACGATGTGGACGAGGACATAGCCGGGCTTGTCGCCGTCCAGGGCGACGACGCGTCATCCGACGGCCTTGGGTGGGGAACCAATCCGGGCTATTACTCTTCCCCGATGGACACCGCCATTGTCATGTCCGCGCTCGCCGATCATCCTGCGGCGCTTCAAAAAGCGACGGAGTACCTGAAGTCCTCCCGGCTGACCGGAAGCGAAAAGGGATGGGGGATGTCTTTTGCCTCAAAAGAAGACGCAAGCTCGGACGCGATTTCCACAGCCCGGGTGATACGGGCGCTGATTCCTTTGAGAGCCGGCGACCCTGGGCTTTCGCAAATTATTTCAGACGCCACTTCGGATCTTTCCCATGATGTGACCGACGCCTCTCCGGCCATGATCAAGGCGCGCGCGGCCCTGGCTTTTCTGGAAAGCGATCCGGCATGCCCGAGGGGCCTGGAGCTTTTGGGGCAGATTCATTCGACCCGGGAAGCCGACGGGGAATGGGGCAACGTTTACCTGACATCGCTGGCGCTTCAGGCCATGAGCATAGTGGAAAGCGGCGGATCGCCCTCCCCGGGTTCCCGGGTGGTTTTAAATGACCAAAATCTTCGCTCATTGATAAACGGCAGGTTGGGCAAACGAGGCATGGACGCGCTGACCCGAAGGGAGCTGGAAAAAATCACTGATCTGGATTTAAGCGGCTCCGGGATCACGGATTTCACAGGTCTTGAGCATGCGGTGAATTTGCAAAGTCTTACGATAAATCTGTCTCAAACTTCGGAGGTGTGGAAACTGGCCGGGCTTTCCTCTTTGACCGATGTGACTCTGAATATAATCGCTGAAACGGACGTCCGGGTTGAGATCGCGGTTCATGACAGAGCCTCCGTCGACATTAAAACCAAACCGAGTCATGGAGAGGCGGAGATTGATGATGGTAAAAATTCTCTGGGCTATACCACCTTCGACGGATATACGGGGACCGATTCTTTCAGTTATACGGAGGGGAGCATAACCGTCTCCGTCAATGTCGAAGCCAGGCAAAGGCCCACGGCCGCAAACGATTATTACTGTTCCGACGCAGCGGCGGGGGCGTTGTCGATAACGGCGCTCGATGGCGTTCTGGCCAATGACTCGAGAATGAATTCCGACGATCCATTCACGGCGGTCGAGCCCTCCGCTGCTCAAAATGGCCGGGTGACATTGAACGCCGACGGCTCATTTGATTACACGCCGGGAGATGGCTTCACCGGGACCGACTCGTTCGAATACACGGCCTATGACGGAACAATGTATTCCGACGAAGCCACTGTGTCCATCAGTCCCCGGGTGGTTTTTGCCGACCCGGATCTTCTTGAAGCCATAAACGGGGAGTTGAATCGAACCGGCCCAATATCCCGAACTGAACTGGAAAGTCGTCTTACAACCCTGGATGTAAGAAGTTTCCAGATCGAGGATTTCACAGGTCTTGAGCATGCTAGCCATTTAACAAGCCTTACAGTGACCCCGCCCCAGAATTCAATATTGGACGGGTGGGGGAGTCAGCGTACACCATTTACTTTTACAGTGGCCATGATAAACAGGGCGCCCGTTCTTAACACAGCGCAGTCCCATGCTTTGTCCTCGATATCCGAAGACCCGGGGTCCTCAAACAGCGGAAACCTGGTGTCGGAGATTGTGGCGAACGGATCCATCACGGACCCGGACGGAGACGCCCGGGAAGCCATCGCAGTGACAGAAGTTGACAACGCCCACGGCGACTGGCAATACTCAACGGATTCGGGGGCCACATGGATTAATTTCGGCGCCGCGACGGCCGATGCCGATGCCGCGCTGCTTGACCAGAACGATCATATCCGATTTGTCCCCGACGCAAACTGGAACGGCCGGGCCGCGTTTTCTTTCAGAGCCTGGGACAAAAGCGACGGCGCCTCTTCGGGAAGCCGGGCCGCCGCGAGCACAAATGGCGGCGGGGCCGCCTTCAGCTCCCATACAGCCTCGGCGTCCATCCAGGTGACCGCAGTGAATGACCCGCCCGCAGGGCAAAATGATTCGTACAGCTTTGGTCAGGGCATTAGTGCTCCTTATCGCGTTGACCTGTCAGTGGCCGCGCCGGGTGTATTAATCAATGACACGGACCCGGATAGAGACACGCTCGAAGCCGTTTTGATCGAGAGTCCATCTCACGGAACCCTTCAGCTCGAAAACGACGGGTCATTTTCTTACACCACGAGCAACGGTTACATCGGATCGGACACGTTTACATACCAAGCGAAGGATACAAATGGTTCCCATTCCGATAATACGACTGTGTCTATTTCCGTGACGGTGGGCTACGGTCTTATGATACAGGGCGTTTCTCAAACCATGTCCAAAGACGGAAACGCCGCGTACAGCGGCGCGGCGGTGGCCGACACCATCCTTTCTCACCTGCTGTCCGGATATCTGGCGCAAAACGACGACGCCGACCGTCAGGAGCAATTGATGAGCGACAGGGACGCAACTGACGACGGGGTTCTCTCACTCTCGGAAATGAAGGCGGCCCTGAACCATTACCTGCATCCGTCAACGAGATACAATTATAAAAACACTGCTGATAGACTGCATTATGCGATGAATCAAGACTTTGCGAACTTCCAGATCGCTTGGTGGCTGGAAGGGGATCCGTCTGACATAGCCCCCGCTCCCGTCGCTGTGACGATTTCTTCCAATCCCCACCGGGCCGGGGGGGGCGGGGCCGACAGCGACTACCGCCACTGGATGACCATCGTGGGCCATTCCACCCGCTTTATGTTTGATAGGCCATCCGTGTATCGTGAACTAAACGGATTTGTGGTGAGCGATCCCGCCGCTGGCGGCATGGGGAGCGAAAAATACATTCAGGCCTCGGAATGGAACTCAAAATATTTTCGTCCCATTGCCCTGGGGCTGGAAGGAGAGCGCATGTACGGCTACGTGATGAACGGCTTCCCTACAACCGAACAGAAGAGGGTCCATATGTCCGCAAAAACCCCGGAGCGTACCATCGCCCAGGGTCTGGAAGGAGCGGGCATGTACGGCGCCGCGGTGGAGCCCCCTGAAACCGAAGGGGAGGTCCATGCGGCCGCAAAAACTCCGGAGCCCAACCCGGATTTGACCCGGGGGCTTGAAAGATCGGGAACGGATTTTCAGTATAAGGATTTCTGGGCCGATGAAAGTTCCTCATCCGAATCCGCCGACGATGAAATCAAAGAGGCGCTGATGAAAAACAGGGACTTTATGAGCGCGCTTGAGCTTGAGCCTTATAAAAGCGCGTTCATGCCTGAAAACGTCGGACGGGTCATCAAGGTGGAAAGCCGGTCGGGGGATTACGCGCTGGTTCTTTTTGAGAAGAATGACAATGGACGGCTGATCACAACCGGCGCGGCCATAGTCTGTCTCTCACATGGAATTTTTAAAGAGGCCTTTTCCAATCCCGACCCTGATTTTTTTGATGAGGCCGAGCGGTGGAAGGCCATATGCCATGTCTTTTCCTGGGCCGGAGCCCGCCCTGTGAACGCCTGGGCCCATCTTGAAAAAGACAGTCCCCTGGATTACGGCCACAAGGTGGTGGCGCCATCTGAAAGTGGATATTTAACACGCTTTCATGTTTACCAGGCGGAAAAGGACGGCGCGGTTTTTCTGCTGGACGCCTCCCCGTCAATCGAGCTGATATCTTCAAAAAAGGCGTTTGCCCATGACAACTGGGTGTATGAAGACGGCCGCTGGTCTGATTCCGGGACGGAGCGGGGAAGAGGATGGCAAAGGCGAGTGGCGTTTCGGATCACGGACGATGTGGATGTGACGGATGTCAAATGGTCCGATTCGTTGAGGCTGATCCGGAAAGAAAAGACAAAAGACGGATATGTGTATGAATTTATGTGCGATCCCGACGAATCCGAAAAGGTCGTCACCGCCATGGACCAAAATTATAAAGGAAATGACAAAACCGGGGGAATCAGTTATTTCCGTGTGAAATAA
- a CDS encoding hypothetical protein (Evidence 5 : Unknown function), with amino-acid sequence MMEDKKDKTSSWILRQAAWASLWALILFMPARSFAMTRPADLVTEPGKEEQEKVKAKFGEGFRVLETDHFRVISDTSVRYHTVAAGLLEQFHQLARPRFFKQDMKMVDCHLINGGRDYENLMRKKGFSHHGSANGIYDSLTRSLYARRYFPDGRQSGVGTLFHEVVHAMIDADFGKNQPPLWFHEGFASLFEVGRVLRGQWVYGNPNPWRETPFRAAFEKGRIPGLKTFLETPNSDFDTDGEQRNLLYNTGRSLFLYLLRSHGETRLAEFVRRFRDGEPPHSALSAATGLGLPEIEKRWHSSIRRLNFGGDYLNRGKGPDAPRILEEGTRKHPGYGNLRLSLAIEYLNRGNYPKAILHALGALEDSHLIFRQQAHCVAAAALMTTDPNASFRHLLKSVSFQPWNDEILGRDYELMAFMLEKIGRNSKAARIRSDLEKMRELDRRR; translated from the coding sequence ATGATGGAAGACAAAAAAGATAAAACTTCATCATGGATTTTGAGACAGGCGGCATGGGCGTCGCTTTGGGCGCTGATTCTCTTTATGCCCGCGCGGTCATTCGCCATGACCCGGCCCGCCGATCTGGTGACTGAGCCGGGAAAAGAAGAGCAGGAAAAGGTGAAAGCAAAATTCGGGGAGGGATTCCGTGTCCTTGAAACCGATCATTTTCGGGTGATCAGCGACACCAGCGTCCGATATCACACAGTGGCGGCGGGGCTTCTTGAACAATTCCATCAATTGGCGCGGCCACGATTCTTCAAGCAGGATATGAAAATGGTGGATTGTCACCTGATCAACGGAGGGCGGGACTACGAAAATCTTATGCGCAAAAAAGGATTTTCTCATCATGGGTCCGCCAATGGGATATATGACAGCCTGACCCGTTCGCTCTACGCGCGTCGATACTTTCCTGACGGGCGTCAGTCCGGGGTGGGGACTCTTTTCCACGAAGTCGTCCACGCCATGATCGACGCGGATTTCGGAAAAAACCAGCCACCGCTTTGGTTTCACGAGGGTTTTGCAAGCCTGTTCGAGGTCGGACGGGTTTTGCGGGGACAATGGGTGTACGGCAACCCGAACCCCTGGCGGGAAACGCCGTTTCGGGCCGCCTTTGAAAAGGGTCGGATTCCGGGTCTGAAAACTTTTTTGGAGACCCCGAACAGTGATTTCGATACGGATGGAGAACAAAGAAACCTTCTATACAATACCGGAAGAAGCCTGTTTCTTTATCTTCTTCGGAGCCATGGAGAGACCAGGCTGGCCGAATTCGTTCGACGTTTCCGTGACGGCGAGCCTCCCCATTCGGCGCTGTCGGCGGCGACCGGCCTCGGGCTCCCGGAAATAGAGAAACGCTGGCATTCGAGCATAAGGCGCCTGAACTTCGGGGGCGATTACTTAAACCGGGGGAAGGGACCGGACGCGCCGCGCATCCTGGAAGAAGGCACCCGGAAGCATCCGGGCTACGGCAACCTGAGGCTGAGCCTGGCCATTGAGTATCTGAACCGGGGGAATTATCCCAAGGCCATATTGCATGCGCTTGGCGCTTTGGAAGACTCGCATTTGATTTTTCGCCAACAGGCCCATTGCGTGGCCGCCGCCGCCCTCATGACCACGGATCCGAACGCGTCGTTTCGCCACCTTTTGAAATCCGTTTCTTTCCAGCCATGGAATGATGAGATTTTGGGGAGAGATTACGAGCTGATGGCTTTTATGCTGGAAAAAATCGGCCGGAATTCTAAAGCCGCCCGCATTCGATCCGATCTGGAAAAGATGCGGGAGCTTGACCGGCGGCGCTGA
- a CDS encoding conserved exported hypothetical protein (Evidence 4 : Unknown function but conserved in other organisms) translates to MFKNLFVALSFLGTMYISSIVFAGESESETDFFKTHTWEAGIELASYEYGESTEKHPDFVNHDGLMKGFMAAYAYRDPTDIVLKAEFAASFGDVDYQSAGTGSDEGIDQYMHELRGVLGYDFDLHDSLSITPYTGFGYRYLVNDSSGMRSTSGHLGYKRESHYYYSPLGVEAVKRMENGWELAVSAEYDFLWKGKQISHVGFFYPNLGGAAENKQDSGYGLRASVKIIRRTNLTFVLEPFIRFWSVDISEPVVVPDTPGPGWVTTIYEPENETTEIGVRLYIRF, encoded by the coding sequence ATGTTCAAAAATCTGTTCGTTGCGCTGTCCTTTCTGGGGACGATGTATATATCGTCAATTGTTTTCGCCGGGGAGTCGGAATCGGAAACGGATTTTTTCAAAACACACACATGGGAGGCGGGAATTGAGCTTGCCTCCTACGAATACGGCGAAAGCACGGAGAAACACCCGGATTTCGTGAATCATGACGGTTTGATGAAGGGTTTTATGGCGGCTTACGCCTATCGTGATCCCACGGATATCGTTTTGAAGGCGGAATTTGCCGCAAGTTTCGGCGATGTGGACTACCAAAGCGCGGGAACCGGCTCCGACGAGGGGATCGACCAGTACATGCATGAGCTTCGGGGCGTTTTGGGCTATGATTTTGACCTGCACGACTCTCTGTCCATCACCCCGTACACGGGTTTCGGCTACCGGTATCTGGTCAATGACTCAAGCGGCATGAGAAGCACAAGCGGTCACCTGGGATACAAGCGGGAATCGCATTATTATTACAGCCCCCTCGGGGTGGAGGCCGTGAAAAGAATGGAAAACGGCTGGGAACTGGCCGTTTCGGCCGAGTATGATTTCCTGTGGAAGGGGAAACAGATCTCCCATGTGGGCTTTTTTTACCCGAACCTGGGGGGCGCGGCCGAGAATAAGCAGGACTCCGGATACGGCCTTCGGGCGTCTGTCAAAATAATCCGGCGGACAAATTTGACATTTGTTCTGGAGCCTTTCATCCGTTTCTGGAGCGTGGACATATCCGAGCCTGTGGTTGTGCCCGACACGCCCGGACCCGGCTGGGTCACCACGATTTATGAGCCGGAGAATGAAACCACGGAAATAGGCGTTCGTCTCTATATTCGGTTTTAA
- a CDS encoding hypothetical protein (Evidence 5 : Unknown function), with product MNRILSNGAGTHYTCDYDGRLTGIRNTSVDGAPAHRMGFSHDPGGNITGIDFGSDVAT from the coding sequence GTGAACCGGATTTTGTCAAACGGCGCCGGGACCCATTACACCTGCGACTATGACGGCCGTCTCACCGGCATCCGAAACACATCCGTCGACGGAGCCCCGGCTCACCGGATGGGTTTTTCCCATGACCCAGGGGGAAACATCACGGGGATCGACTTCGGATCGGATGTGGCGACCTGA
- a CDS encoding conserved hypothetical protein (Evidence 4 : Unknown function but conserved in other organisms) yields MRFLRIFWILIVGLFLFSGCFQKYEIDGFKSAENKFHWGSVGGKLKGKMEMRNNTAVRRSPYELLIWFSSETPIEGIVQILGLKLTYAKSKKNIFNKDNIPEKRIKKYTRIIKKPAEKHINDYTAYFSFKNINMEYSDVILQINFILKQGEKSTKYNAEIYFEKDYKKFKIIKGV; encoded by the coding sequence ATGAGGTTTTTAAGAATATTTTGGATTTTGATTGTCGGTTTATTTTTGTTTTCCGGTTGTTTTCAAAAATATGAGATTGATGGTTTTAAATCAGCGGAAAATAAATTTCATTGGGGATCAGTTGGCGGAAAATTAAAAGGTAAAATGGAAATGAGAAATAATACGGCAGTCAGAAGGTCCCCATATGAATTGCTCATCTGGTTTTCCTCTGAAACACCGATAGAAGGAATTGTTCAAATATTGGGGCTTAAATTAACATACGCCAAATCCAAAAAAAATATTTTCAATAAAGATAATATTCCTGAAAAGCGCATCAAAAAATATACACGCATAATTAAGAAACCCGCTGAAAAACATATCAATGATTATACAGCATATTTTTCATTTAAAAATATAAACATGGAATATTCTGATGTAATACTTCAGATAAATTTCATATTAAAACAAGGGGAAAAGTCAACCAAATACAATGCCGAAATTTATTTCGAAAAAGATTACAAAAAATTTAAAATAATAAAAGGTGTTTAA